From a region of the Catharus ustulatus isolate bCatUst1 chromosome 11, bCatUst1.pri.v2, whole genome shotgun sequence genome:
- the ATMIN gene encoding ATM interactor translates to MAAAAGRRGGGLGRPPAPVRDVPPAGELVRPSVTELSQVRTNILCTVPGCGKVLPNSPALNMHLSKAHPLQDGKLNAPIRKGLKTSQKFYCCPIEGCPRGPNRPFSQFSLVKQHFMKMHAEKKHKCDKCSNSYGTEWYLKRHIEVCGKTFQCTCGCPYASRTALLSHIYRTGHEIPAEHRDPPSKKRKMESSVHNQQLAEKANEAFSNTHSTAPGTQELESSEVKVVASLEGSCSSNFTNQMQPKCAPKMLLPKPKVALVKVPVMQVAHLPVYVSATDSSVKPAVVAVDNQGSVVSTVHLLPQSIGILIPALEAETLVFKDSMPVSKVTASGDREPVSTGVQVELDKVTSNNTGQELGNVCHKSKISSINIQTDLSYISQSFVPAAAWTPNSSVSSCSQTDLSFSSQVSLPISVQTQTLLPASKLTSSIAAQTDAFSQGCFPTCGISRETQTSRTQDCIDGRVQMDQAVMCSDIFDNVPSSYNVSTHIDLPENNLMPANIDQTLLQRSSCKSLNQDAVKSESLISFNTQTNILPPQNTTDNQTQTMDLLSDLENIFSGNMSGQTLDNRGLLSETSSNADTHLPSGPSQSTGIDFDIEEFFSASNIQTQTEESELGTLNSEPVLESLDIETQTDFLFSDSATQSYNCRGNSNFLGLEMFDTQTQTDLNFFLDSTTHLPLGSILKQSSFSMSTDSSDTETQTEVYMATKNTPTQNIESKVQLSSAETQTMDSCFENLGSLFLTSNETQTAMDDFLLADLAWNTMESQFSSVETQTCEELCSLFQSSDKPSH, encoded by the exons atggcggcggcggccgggcggcGTGGCGGGGGCTTGGGGCGGCCCCCCGCGCCCGTGAGGGACGTGCCGCCCGCCGGGGAGCTGGTACGGCCCTCGGTGACAGAGCTGTCCCAAGTGCGGACCAACATCCTGTGCACCGTGCCCGGCTGCGGGAAGGTGCTGCCCAACAGCCCGGCCCTCAACATGCACCTCAGCAAGGCGCACCCGCTCCAG GATGGAAAACTTAATGCACCAATAAGGAAGGGTTTGAAAACTTCACAGAAATTCTACTGCTGTCCTATTGAAGGCTGCCCTAGAGGACCAAACAGAccattttcccaattttctcttGTAAAACAG CACTTTATGAAAATGCATGCTGAAAAGAAGCACAAATGTGATAAATGTAGTAACTCCTATGGCACAGAATGGTATTTGAAACGGCATATAGAGGTCTGTGGCAAGACTTTCCAGTGTACTTGTGGGTGCCCTTATGCCAGCAGAACAGCATTACTGTCTCACATTTACAGAACTGGCCATGAAATTCCTGCAGAACACAG GGATCCTCCTagtaagaaaaggaaaatggagtCCTCCGTACATAatcagcagctggcagagaaagcaaatgaaGCATTCAGCAATACACACAGTACTGCTCCTGGCACTCAGGAACTGGAGTCCTCTGAAGTGAAAGTAGTGGCCTCTCTTGAAGGCTCCTGCAGTTCTAATTTCACGAACCAAATGCAGCCAAAATGTGCACCAAAGATGCTTTTACCCAAGCCCAAGGTGGCTTTGGTTAAAGTTCCAGTAATGCAGGTTGCTCACTTGCCTGTGTATGTATCTGCAACAGACTCTTCTGTCAAACCTGCTGTAGTGGCTGTTGATAATCAAGGTTCAGTTGTAAGTACTGTTCATTTATTGCCTCAATCTATAGGAATTCTGATTCCAGCCCTGGAGGCAGAAACACTTGTATTTAAAGACAGTATGCCTGTTTCAAAAGTGACAGCTTCTGGTGATCGTGAACCAGTAAGTACTGGTGTGCAAGTTGAATTGGACAAGGTTACATCAAATAACACAGGGCAAGAGCTGGGGAATGTTTGTCACAAGAGCAAAATTTCTTCAATAAATATACAGACTGACTTATCTTATATCTCACAGAGCTTTGTaccagctgcagcctggacTCCTAATTCTtctgtgtcctcttgttctcAGACAGATCTGTCATTCAGTTCCCAGGTTTCACTACCCATCAGTGTACAGACACAGACACTGCTGCCTGCTTCCAAACTGACTTCATCCATCGCTGCTCAGACTGATGCTTTCAGTCAGGGCTGTTTCCCAACGTGTGGCATTTCCAGAGAGACTCAAACCAGTAGGACACAAGACTGTATTGATGGAAGGGTACAGATGGACCAGGCTGTAATGTGCAGTGACATTTTTGACAATGTTCCTTCATCATATAATGTATCTACTCACATTGACCTTCCAGAAAACAATTTAATGCCTGCAAATATAGATCAAACTTTGCTGCAAAGAAGTAGTTGCAAGAGCCTGAATCAGGATGCGGTTAAGTCTGAATCCCTTATCAGCTTCAATACACAGACTAATATTCTTCCACCTCAAAATACAACAGATAATCAAACCCAGACAATGGACCTGCTAAGTGATCTGGAAAACATCTTTTCAGGAAACATGTCTGGCCAGACACTGGATAATCGTGGCCTTTTGTCTGAGACAAGTTCTAATGCTGACACGCATCTTCCGTCTGGCCcatcacagagcacagggataGACTTCGACATTGAAGAGTTCTTTTCAGCATCCAACATCCAAACTCAGACTGAAGAGAGTGAGCTTGGTACCCTGAACTCTGAGCCAGTTTTGGAGTCACTGGACATTGAAACTCAGActgatttcttattttcagaTAGTGCCACCCAATCATATAATTGCCGAGGCAATTCTAACTTCTTAGGTTTGGAGATGTttgacacacagacacagacagacttGAATTTCTTTTTGGACAGTACTACCCATCTGCCTTTAGGAAGTATTCTGAAACAGTCCAGTTTCTCAATGAGCACTGACTCATCTGATACAGAAACCCAGACAGAAGTATATATGGCTACTAAAAATACACCTACTCAGAATATCGAAAGCAAAGTCCAGCTCAGTAGTGCTGAGACACAGACTATGGATAGCTGCTTTGAGAACCTGGGGAGTTTATTCCTTACCAGCAACGAAACACAGACAGCAATGGATGACTTCCTTCTGGCTGACTTAGCCTGGAATACAATGGAGTCCCAGTTCAGTTCAGTAGAAACACAGACCTGTGAAGAGCTGTGCTCCTTGTTCCAGAGCTCTGACAAGCCCAGCCACTGA
- the LOC117001225 gene encoding protein phosphatase 1 regulatory subunit 3E-like produces the protein MDKAGSLHSSVPGPPPRLYLPRNFSCSACLYGSLAEQCRAGCSPDGDAAPTPVVREAAGEKPAPSRGREPTLPAVPPSPTQRRRAKSLPTPGDRSLRPALQQSPSRRKTVRFADSLGLELTSVHLFCEADLPRVPLPAPPTPRPADLLKTRKPPALGDLEPVLFGPPPPLLEPLFPPQPGASPGFTERVRQHKVRLEWVRAEPAGLRGAVRVLNLAYEKVVSVRYTLNGWASCAEAAATYQPPGPADGITDRFAFLLPLGAAAAAAETMLEFAVRYRVAGAEYWDNNEGKNYRLRGRQRVPPAAGPPQDPDSSAWIHFI, from the coding sequence ATGGATAAGGCGGGCTCGCTGCACAGCTCGGTGCCCGGGCCGCCGCCCCGGCTCTACCTGCCGCGCAACTTCAGCTGCAGCGCCTGCCTCTATGGCAGCCTGGCCGAGCAGTGCCGGGCGGGCTGCAGCCCCGACGGCGACGCCGCGCCCACGCCGGTGGTGCGGGAAGCGGCGGGCGAGAAGCCGGCGCCGAGCCGCGGGCGGGAGCCCACGCTGCCCGCcgtgccccccagccccacgcAGCGCCGCCGCGCCAAGTCGCTGCCCACGCCCGGCGACCGCAGCCTGCGCCCCGCGCTGCAGCAGAGCCCGTCGCGCCGCAAGACCGTGCGCTTCGCCGACTcgctggggctggagctcacCTCCGTGCACCTCTTCTGCGAGGCCGACCTGCCGCGGGTGCCGCTGCCCGCGCCGCCCACGCCGCGCCCCGCCGACCTCCTCAAGACCAGGAAGCCGCCGGCGCTGGGCGACCTGGAGCCGGTGCTGTtcgggccgccgccgccgctgctggaGCCGCTGTTCCCCCCGCAGCCCGGCGCCAGCCCCGGCTTCACGGAGCGGGTGCGGCAGCACAAGGTGAGGCTGGAGTGGGTGCGGGCAGAGCCGGCGGGGCTGCGCGGGGCCGTGCGCGTCCTCAACCTGGCCTACGAGAAGGTCGTGTCGGTGCGCTACACGCTCAATGGCTGGGCCAGCTGCGCCGAGGCCGCCGCCACCTACCAGCCGCCCGGGCCGGCCGACGGCATCACCGACCGCTTCgccttcctgctgcccctgggcgccgccgccgccgccgccgagaCCATGCTGGAGTTCGCCGTCCGGTACCGCGTCGCTGGCGCCGAGTACTGGGACAACAACGAGGGCAAGAACTACCGGCTGCGGGGCCGGCAGCGCGTCCCGCCCGCCGCAGGGCCCCCGCAGGACCCCGACAGCTCCGCCTGGATCCACTTCATCTGA